A window from Zingiber officinale cultivar Zhangliang chromosome 7A, Zo_v1.1, whole genome shotgun sequence encodes these proteins:
- the LOC122001930 gene encoding zinc finger CCCH domain-containing protein 53-like isoform X4, translated as MDVYEATRVVMARIQSLDVENAAKIMGYVLIQEQGDKEMIRLAFASDALLHSVVLKARGDLGLTGPPLPSASPSFFSPRGNQNSSRFSSLAGVPFPTSFAPSLAFSRSGGSSDELRGFNELLSSHGGVAAGDPTIDEFQLQDHLSFLSDPATSDRSHPIDNKSSASGDLSYPDVLCRSSSGGIDGVPFPYRVGWGVNVNHHRRSWSATDLPLRSYSATGGIGCKPCPYYSRGYCKEGSACRFLHGLPEDTITAAAQSQRISGASQLTASAFPYSPIGSLPSSPSTTTKSLDFLLQQQQNECQRAAAAAAAAALLRIPIERSDLAAMVNPGSRQIYLTFPSDSTFTEEDVSNYFSIYGPVQDVRIPYQQKRMFGFVTFSYPETVKLILAKGNPHFVCDARVLVKPYKEKGKVLDKYRKQQQGERGDFYGCTTPTGIESRGDPYDLQLLGARVLYNSGSQELLRRKLEEELQAIELQREIKLQARRLMSLRLHDLKNRSLCSFPPVSINFPTSAAPACISIPTVDSSRNGSCSSSSQEHSPIGGADLKLNTSNYFSSKAVNSADQNEDSSVDQSIDHNLPNSPFASPTKLSIINAADPFALEADMASYKSCFSPMTREHN; from the exons ATGGACGTGTACGAGGCGACGCGGGTGGTGATGGCGAGGATACAGAGCTTGGATGTGGAGAACGCAGCCAAGATCATGGGCTATGTTTTGATTCAGGAGCAGGGCGACAAGGAGATGATCCGTCTCGCCTTCGCCTCCGACGCCCTGCTCCACTCCGTCGTCCTCAAGGCTCGCGGGGACCTCGGCCTCACCGGACCGCCGCTTCCATCCGCTTCCCCTTCCTTCTTCAGCCCTCGCGGCAACCAGAACTCCTCCCGCTTTTCCTCCCTCGCCGGAGTCCCCTTCCCCACCTCGTTCGCTCCTTCGCTGGCTTTCTCCCGCTCCGGTGGAAGCTCCGACGAACTCCGAGGCTTCAACGAGCTACTCAGTTCCCACGGCGGTGTCGCTGCCGGTGATCCCACCATCGACGAGTTCCAACTTCAAGATCATCTCTCCTTCCTGAGCGATCCTGCCACCAGCGACCGCTCACATCCTATTGACAACAAATCTTCCGCCTCCGGTGATCTCTCCTACCCTGATGTGCTGTGCCGTAGCTCCAGCGGCGGCATAGACGGGGTTCCGTTTCCTTACAGGGTAGGATGGGGGGTCAACGTAAATCACCATCGCCGGAGCTGGTCTGCTACCGACCTCCCGCTCCGTTCTTACTCCGCCACCGGGGGAATCGGCTGTAAGCCGTGCCCATATTACTCCAGAGGTTACTGCAAAGAAGGCTCCGCGTGCCGCTTCCTTCACGGCCTTCCGGAGGATACCATAACGGCGGCCGCCCAAAGCCAGAGGATCAGTGGCGCGTCACAGCTAACGGCGTCAGCCTTCCCATACTCTCCCATAGGTTCGCTCCCGTCGTCTCCATCAACGACCACCAAATCACTCGACTTCTTGCTCCAACAGCAGCAAAATGAATGCCAAAG GGccgcagcggcggcggcggcagcagCTCTGTTGCGAATACCGATTGAAAGAAGCGACTTAGCAGCAATGGTAAATCCAGGCTCGAGGCAGATCTATTTAACTTTTCCCTCAGATAGCACTTTCACTGAAGAAGACGTCTCTAACTACTTCAG CATCTATGGACCCGTTCAGGATGTGAGGATCCCGTATCAACAGAAGCGAATGTTTGGCTTTGTCACCTTCAGCTACCCGGAGACAGTGAAGCTGATCTTAGCCAAAGGGAATCCACATTTCGTCTGTGACGCTCGGGTTCTTGTCAAGCCTTATAAGGAGAAGGGCAAAGTTCTCGACAAGTACAG GAAACAACAGCAAGGTGAAAGGGGCGATTTTTATGGCTGCACTACTCCCACCGGCATTGAATCTAGAGGAGATCCTTATGATCTTCAACTTCTCG GAGCTAGGGTTTTGTACAACAGCGGTAGCCAGGAGCTGCTGCGAAGGAAGCTGGAGGAGGAGCTGCAAGCTATCGAATTGCAGCGGGAAATCAAATTGCAAGCAAGAAGGTTAATGAGTCTTCGGCTCCATGATCTCAAGAACCGTAGCCTTTGCTCCTTTCCTCCAGTTTCCATCAACTTTCCTACTAGCGCAGCTCCTGCATGTATCAGTATACCTACAGTTGACTCAAGTAGAAATGGCAGCTGTAGCAGTAGTAGCCAAGAACACTCTCCGATTGGAG GTGCAGACCTGAAGTTGAACACCTCTAATTATTTCTCCTCCAAGGCAGTCAACTCTGCTGATCAAAATGAAGATAGCAGTGTCGACCAAAG CATCGATCATAACTTGCCCAATAGCCCTTTTGCTTCACCAACCAAGTTATCAATCATCAATGCTGCGGATCCATTCGCACTCGAAGCAGACATGGCCTCCTACAAATCATGTTTCTCGCCGATGACAAGAGAACACAACTAG
- the LOC122001930 gene encoding zinc finger CCCH domain-containing protein 22-like isoform X2 — MTAKESRGCNMDVYEATRVVMARIQSLDVENAAKIMGYVLIQEQGDKEMIRLAFASDALLHSVVLKARGDLGLTGPPLPSASPSFFSPRGNQNSSRFSSLAGVPFPTSFAPSLAFSRSGGSSDELRGFNELLSSHGGVAAGDPTIDEFQLQDHLSFLSDPATSDRSHPIDNKSSASGDLSYPDVLCRSSSGGIDGVPFPYRVGWGVNVNHHRRSWSATDLPLRSYSATGGIGCKPCPYYSRGYCKEGSACRFLHGLPEDTITAAAQSQRISGASQLTASAFPYSPIGSLPSSPSTTTKSLDFLLQQQQNECQRAAAAAAAAALLRIPIERSDLAAMVNPGSRQIYLTFPSDSTFTEEDVSNYFSIYGPVQDVRIPYQQKRMFGFVTFSYPETVKLILAKGNPHFVCDARVLVKPYKEKGKVLDKKQQQGERGDFYGCTTPTGIESRGDPYDLQLLGARVLYNSGSQELLRRKLEEELQAIELQREIKLQARRLMSLRLHDLKNRSLCSFPPVSINFPTSAAPACISIPTVDSSRNGSCSSSSQEHSPIGGADLKLNTSNYFSSKAVNSADQNEDSSVDQSIDHNLPNSPFASPTKLSIINAADPFALEADMASYKSCFSPMTREHN; from the exons ATGACAGCTAAGGAGAGTAGGGGTTGTAACATGGACGTGTACGAGGCGACGCGGGTGGTGATGGCGAGGATACAGAGCTTGGATGTGGAGAACGCAGCCAAGATCATGGGCTATGTTTTGATTCAGGAGCAGGGCGACAAGGAGATGATCCGTCTCGCCTTCGCCTCCGACGCCCTGCTCCACTCCGTCGTCCTCAAGGCTCGCGGGGACCTCGGCCTCACCGGACCGCCGCTTCCATCCGCTTCCCCTTCCTTCTTCAGCCCTCGCGGCAACCAGAACTCCTCCCGCTTTTCCTCCCTCGCCGGAGTCCCCTTCCCCACCTCGTTCGCTCCTTCGCTGGCTTTCTCCCGCTCCGGTGGAAGCTCCGACGAACTCCGAGGCTTCAACGAGCTACTCAGTTCCCACGGCGGTGTCGCTGCCGGTGATCCCACCATCGACGAGTTCCAACTTCAAGATCATCTCTCCTTCCTGAGCGATCCTGCCACCAGCGACCGCTCACATCCTATTGACAACAAATCTTCCGCCTCCGGTGATCTCTCCTACCCTGATGTGCTGTGCCGTAGCTCCAGCGGCGGCATAGACGGGGTTCCGTTTCCTTACAGGGTAGGATGGGGGGTCAACGTAAATCACCATCGCCGGAGCTGGTCTGCTACCGACCTCCCGCTCCGTTCTTACTCCGCCACCGGGGGAATCGGCTGTAAGCCGTGCCCATATTACTCCAGAGGTTACTGCAAAGAAGGCTCCGCGTGCCGCTTCCTTCACGGCCTTCCGGAGGATACCATAACGGCGGCCGCCCAAAGCCAGAGGATCAGTGGCGCGTCACAGCTAACGGCGTCAGCCTTCCCATACTCTCCCATAGGTTCGCTCCCGTCGTCTCCATCAACGACCACCAAATCACTCGACTTCTTGCTCCAACAGCAGCAAAATGAATGCCAAAG GGccgcagcggcggcggcggcagcagCTCTGTTGCGAATACCGATTGAAAGAAGCGACTTAGCAGCAATGGTAAATCCAGGCTCGAGGCAGATCTATTTAACTTTTCCCTCAGATAGCACTTTCACTGAAGAAGACGTCTCTAACTACTTCAG CATCTATGGACCCGTTCAGGATGTGAGGATCCCGTATCAACAGAAGCGAATGTTTGGCTTTGTCACCTTCAGCTACCCGGAGACAGTGAAGCTGATCTTAGCCAAAGGGAATCCACATTTCGTCTGTGACGCTCGGGTTCTTGTCAAGCCTTATAAGGAGAAGGGCAAAGTTCTCGACAA GAAACAACAGCAAGGTGAAAGGGGCGATTTTTATGGCTGCACTACTCCCACCGGCATTGAATCTAGAGGAGATCCTTATGATCTTCAACTTCTCG GAGCTAGGGTTTTGTACAACAGCGGTAGCCAGGAGCTGCTGCGAAGGAAGCTGGAGGAGGAGCTGCAAGCTATCGAATTGCAGCGGGAAATCAAATTGCAAGCAAGAAGGTTAATGAGTCTTCGGCTCCATGATCTCAAGAACCGTAGCCTTTGCTCCTTTCCTCCAGTTTCCATCAACTTTCCTACTAGCGCAGCTCCTGCATGTATCAGTATACCTACAGTTGACTCAAGTAGAAATGGCAGCTGTAGCAGTAGTAGCCAAGAACACTCTCCGATTGGAG GTGCAGACCTGAAGTTGAACACCTCTAATTATTTCTCCTCCAAGGCAGTCAACTCTGCTGATCAAAATGAAGATAGCAGTGTCGACCAAAG CATCGATCATAACTTGCCCAATAGCCCTTTTGCTTCACCAACCAAGTTATCAATCATCAATGCTGCGGATCCATTCGCACTCGAAGCAGACATGGCCTCCTACAAATCATGTTTCTCGCCGATGACAAGAGAACACAACTAG
- the LOC122001930 gene encoding zinc finger CCCH domain-containing protein 53-like isoform X1, which yields MTAKESRGCNMDVYEATRVVMARIQSLDVENAAKIMGYVLIQEQGDKEMIRLAFASDALLHSVVLKARGDLGLTGPPLPSASPSFFSPRGNQNSSRFSSLAGVPFPTSFAPSLAFSRSGGSSDELRGFNELLSSHGGVAAGDPTIDEFQLQDHLSFLSDPATSDRSHPIDNKSSASGDLSYPDVLCRSSSGGIDGVPFPYRVGWGVNVNHHRRSWSATDLPLRSYSATGGIGCKPCPYYSRGYCKEGSACRFLHGLPEDTITAAAQSQRISGASQLTASAFPYSPIGSLPSSPSTTTKSLDFLLQQQQNECQRAAAAAAAAALLRIPIERSDLAAMVNPGSRQIYLTFPSDSTFTEEDVSNYFSIYGPVQDVRIPYQQKRMFGFVTFSYPETVKLILAKGNPHFVCDARVLVKPYKEKGKVLDKYRKQQQGERGDFYGCTTPTGIESRGDPYDLQLLGARVLYNSGSQELLRRKLEEELQAIELQREIKLQARRLMSLRLHDLKNRSLCSFPPVSINFPTSAAPACISIPTVDSSRNGSCSSSSQEHSPIGGADLKLNTSNYFSSKAVNSADQNEDSSVDQSIDHNLPNSPFASPTKLSIINAADPFALEADMASYKSCFSPMTREHN from the exons ATGACAGCTAAGGAGAGTAGGGGTTGTAACATGGACGTGTACGAGGCGACGCGGGTGGTGATGGCGAGGATACAGAGCTTGGATGTGGAGAACGCAGCCAAGATCATGGGCTATGTTTTGATTCAGGAGCAGGGCGACAAGGAGATGATCCGTCTCGCCTTCGCCTCCGACGCCCTGCTCCACTCCGTCGTCCTCAAGGCTCGCGGGGACCTCGGCCTCACCGGACCGCCGCTTCCATCCGCTTCCCCTTCCTTCTTCAGCCCTCGCGGCAACCAGAACTCCTCCCGCTTTTCCTCCCTCGCCGGAGTCCCCTTCCCCACCTCGTTCGCTCCTTCGCTGGCTTTCTCCCGCTCCGGTGGAAGCTCCGACGAACTCCGAGGCTTCAACGAGCTACTCAGTTCCCACGGCGGTGTCGCTGCCGGTGATCCCACCATCGACGAGTTCCAACTTCAAGATCATCTCTCCTTCCTGAGCGATCCTGCCACCAGCGACCGCTCACATCCTATTGACAACAAATCTTCCGCCTCCGGTGATCTCTCCTACCCTGATGTGCTGTGCCGTAGCTCCAGCGGCGGCATAGACGGGGTTCCGTTTCCTTACAGGGTAGGATGGGGGGTCAACGTAAATCACCATCGCCGGAGCTGGTCTGCTACCGACCTCCCGCTCCGTTCTTACTCCGCCACCGGGGGAATCGGCTGTAAGCCGTGCCCATATTACTCCAGAGGTTACTGCAAAGAAGGCTCCGCGTGCCGCTTCCTTCACGGCCTTCCGGAGGATACCATAACGGCGGCCGCCCAAAGCCAGAGGATCAGTGGCGCGTCACAGCTAACGGCGTCAGCCTTCCCATACTCTCCCATAGGTTCGCTCCCGTCGTCTCCATCAACGACCACCAAATCACTCGACTTCTTGCTCCAACAGCAGCAAAATGAATGCCAAAG GGccgcagcggcggcggcggcagcagCTCTGTTGCGAATACCGATTGAAAGAAGCGACTTAGCAGCAATGGTAAATCCAGGCTCGAGGCAGATCTATTTAACTTTTCCCTCAGATAGCACTTTCACTGAAGAAGACGTCTCTAACTACTTCAG CATCTATGGACCCGTTCAGGATGTGAGGATCCCGTATCAACAGAAGCGAATGTTTGGCTTTGTCACCTTCAGCTACCCGGAGACAGTGAAGCTGATCTTAGCCAAAGGGAATCCACATTTCGTCTGTGACGCTCGGGTTCTTGTCAAGCCTTATAAGGAGAAGGGCAAAGTTCTCGACAAGTACAG GAAACAACAGCAAGGTGAAAGGGGCGATTTTTATGGCTGCACTACTCCCACCGGCATTGAATCTAGAGGAGATCCTTATGATCTTCAACTTCTCG GAGCTAGGGTTTTGTACAACAGCGGTAGCCAGGAGCTGCTGCGAAGGAAGCTGGAGGAGGAGCTGCAAGCTATCGAATTGCAGCGGGAAATCAAATTGCAAGCAAGAAGGTTAATGAGTCTTCGGCTCCATGATCTCAAGAACCGTAGCCTTTGCTCCTTTCCTCCAGTTTCCATCAACTTTCCTACTAGCGCAGCTCCTGCATGTATCAGTATACCTACAGTTGACTCAAGTAGAAATGGCAGCTGTAGCAGTAGTAGCCAAGAACACTCTCCGATTGGAG GTGCAGACCTGAAGTTGAACACCTCTAATTATTTCTCCTCCAAGGCAGTCAACTCTGCTGATCAAAATGAAGATAGCAGTGTCGACCAAAG CATCGATCATAACTTGCCCAATAGCCCTTTTGCTTCACCAACCAAGTTATCAATCATCAATGCTGCGGATCCATTCGCACTCGAAGCAGACATGGCCTCCTACAAATCATGTTTCTCGCCGATGACAAGAGAACACAACTAG
- the LOC122001930 gene encoding zinc finger CCCH domain-containing protein 22-like isoform X3, with amino-acid sequence MTAKESRGCNMDVYEATRVVMARIQSLDVENAAKIMGYVLIQEQGDKEMIRLAFASDALLHSVVLKARGDLGLTGPPLPSASPSFFSPRGNQNSSRFSSLAGVPFPTSFAPSLAFSRSGGSSDELRGFNELLSSHGGVAAGDPTIDEFQLQDHLSFLSDPATSDRSHPIDNKSSASGDLSYPDVLCRSSSGGIDGVPFPYRVGWGVNVNHHRRSWSATDLPLRSYSATGGIGCKPCPYYSRGYCKEGSACRFLHGLPEDTITAAAQSQRISGASQLTASAFPYSPIGSLPSSPSTTTKSLDFLLQQQQNECQRAAAAAAAAALLRIPIERSDLAAMVNPGSRQIYLTFPSDSTFTEEDVSNYFSIYGPVQDVRIPYQQKRMFGFVTFSYPETVKLILAKGNPHFVCDARVLVKPYKEKGKVLDKYRKQQQGERGDFYGCTTPTGIESRGDPYDLQLLGARVLYNSGSQELLRRKLEEELQAIELQREIKLQARRLMSLRLHDLKNRSLCSFPPVSINFPTSAAPACISIPTVDSSRNGSCSSSSQEHSPIGDLKLNTSNYFSSKAVNSADQNEDSSVDQSIDHNLPNSPFASPTKLSIINAADPFALEADMASYKSCFSPMTREHN; translated from the exons ATGACAGCTAAGGAGAGTAGGGGTTGTAACATGGACGTGTACGAGGCGACGCGGGTGGTGATGGCGAGGATACAGAGCTTGGATGTGGAGAACGCAGCCAAGATCATGGGCTATGTTTTGATTCAGGAGCAGGGCGACAAGGAGATGATCCGTCTCGCCTTCGCCTCCGACGCCCTGCTCCACTCCGTCGTCCTCAAGGCTCGCGGGGACCTCGGCCTCACCGGACCGCCGCTTCCATCCGCTTCCCCTTCCTTCTTCAGCCCTCGCGGCAACCAGAACTCCTCCCGCTTTTCCTCCCTCGCCGGAGTCCCCTTCCCCACCTCGTTCGCTCCTTCGCTGGCTTTCTCCCGCTCCGGTGGAAGCTCCGACGAACTCCGAGGCTTCAACGAGCTACTCAGTTCCCACGGCGGTGTCGCTGCCGGTGATCCCACCATCGACGAGTTCCAACTTCAAGATCATCTCTCCTTCCTGAGCGATCCTGCCACCAGCGACCGCTCACATCCTATTGACAACAAATCTTCCGCCTCCGGTGATCTCTCCTACCCTGATGTGCTGTGCCGTAGCTCCAGCGGCGGCATAGACGGGGTTCCGTTTCCTTACAGGGTAGGATGGGGGGTCAACGTAAATCACCATCGCCGGAGCTGGTCTGCTACCGACCTCCCGCTCCGTTCTTACTCCGCCACCGGGGGAATCGGCTGTAAGCCGTGCCCATATTACTCCAGAGGTTACTGCAAAGAAGGCTCCGCGTGCCGCTTCCTTCACGGCCTTCCGGAGGATACCATAACGGCGGCCGCCCAAAGCCAGAGGATCAGTGGCGCGTCACAGCTAACGGCGTCAGCCTTCCCATACTCTCCCATAGGTTCGCTCCCGTCGTCTCCATCAACGACCACCAAATCACTCGACTTCTTGCTCCAACAGCAGCAAAATGAATGCCAAAG GGccgcagcggcggcggcggcagcagCTCTGTTGCGAATACCGATTGAAAGAAGCGACTTAGCAGCAATGGTAAATCCAGGCTCGAGGCAGATCTATTTAACTTTTCCCTCAGATAGCACTTTCACTGAAGAAGACGTCTCTAACTACTTCAG CATCTATGGACCCGTTCAGGATGTGAGGATCCCGTATCAACAGAAGCGAATGTTTGGCTTTGTCACCTTCAGCTACCCGGAGACAGTGAAGCTGATCTTAGCCAAAGGGAATCCACATTTCGTCTGTGACGCTCGGGTTCTTGTCAAGCCTTATAAGGAGAAGGGCAAAGTTCTCGACAAGTACAG GAAACAACAGCAAGGTGAAAGGGGCGATTTTTATGGCTGCACTACTCCCACCGGCATTGAATCTAGAGGAGATCCTTATGATCTTCAACTTCTCG GAGCTAGGGTTTTGTACAACAGCGGTAGCCAGGAGCTGCTGCGAAGGAAGCTGGAGGAGGAGCTGCAAGCTATCGAATTGCAGCGGGAAATCAAATTGCAAGCAAGAAGGTTAATGAGTCTTCGGCTCCATGATCTCAAGAACCGTAGCCTTTGCTCCTTTCCTCCAGTTTCCATCAACTTTCCTACTAGCGCAGCTCCTGCATGTATCAGTATACCTACAGTTGACTCAAGTAGAAATGGCAGCTGTAGCAGTAGTAGCCAAGAACACTCTCCGATTGGAG ACCTGAAGTTGAACACCTCTAATTATTTCTCCTCCAAGGCAGTCAACTCTGCTGATCAAAATGAAGATAGCAGTGTCGACCAAAG CATCGATCATAACTTGCCCAATAGCCCTTTTGCTTCACCAACCAAGTTATCAATCATCAATGCTGCGGATCCATTCGCACTCGAAGCAGACATGGCCTCCTACAAATCATGTTTCTCGCCGATGACAAGAGAACACAACTAG